A stretch of DNA from Malus sylvestris chromosome 9, drMalSylv7.2, whole genome shotgun sequence:
GGGGGTTGGAGTATGATGACTCAAGTGTAGCGAGGCCACGCAATCAGTACTTGGTTCGCTTCCCTGGGAAACCAAGCCAACGAAGATAAGAACAGGAAGCTTTATAATTCACCCAGTTGGAACAATGTCAATGCCCACAAGCAGTGCCAATAGATTTGTACCTTatcccttttaaaaaaaaacctttctcACGCTATCAGTCTCGCCACTTTTCTCAGAACCCAGTCCACACCAGATCTGAAAGAAGCCATCCTTCCTTCCAGCGATCTCTCTTGTTCTCCAGGTCGCGTTCTCTCGGCTCGACGTCCTTCCTCTGGTAAGCTTCTCTTgtctaaaatttcattatttatttgtttgggtTTTTAAATTTGGGGAGGGGAGAATCTGAGTGAAAGAGGGGTGGGAAGAGCAAAGGGATGAGGTTTGCAGTGAGTGCAAAAGCTGAGGCTCACAGGTGGGCCTACTGGGTGCCTCGCCGAGGAACCGGAGGTCGCGGAGGTGGTCGGAGAATGAGACTTGAGAAGAGAAAGTCTTGGGCTTGGTGGAGGAGGTTGTGAAGCCAAGAAAAAGGcggtccaagaaggaaaagctGGACTTGGTTCTCAGTTTGCCATCCCCAAGTACATTATCAAGTAAGTCCCAATTGGAAAttgctctcttttctttttttcgttCTTTGGTCTTTACATGTTTCTCAGGTTCTTGTGTTTTCGCTGTTTGGTTTTGCAGTCAATGATGAGTATCAGGGTAATCTTGATCGAATCGGGCAGCTCATGACTGATCTGATTATGTGGAGAGATGTTGAAAGGTCGAGCATTTGGTTTGGTTTAGGGTCGCTCTTCTTCCTTTCCTCTTGCTTTGCCAAAGGAATCAACTTTAGGTGACTACTAGTCTACTGCTACTCTCATTCACTTTTCCCACATTTTCCCTATTTTAATTTTAGCTTATAAAAAAACATCTGATCTTAACCAATTCAATCATTTCATCATTTTCTCAAGATTTCCCAAATCGGACTTTTGATTTTGGGTGCTTCATTTGTCTCCAATTCAATCTATCAAAGGTCCTTGTTGTTTCCCTTTCGGCcactattttctttgtttcagGGGGGGCTTCATTTGTATCCAATGCTCATTCTTTTATTTCAGCTTAATTCAGGAGAGCCATCCATGACCCTCAAGGTAATGGCAAACAAAACATTAAGGCAGCGTTTGAATTCGAAGTTGCTTGCTTTGGGTGATTAGTAATGGAAGCTCAACTTTTCTGAGTTACAGGTAGCTCCGTTCTTTCTTATGGGAGTAGAGTGTGGGCATCTTATAACATTTTGGAGGCTATGTATGCTTGGTATGCCCAACTTCTAATCAGCCGACTCTGTTGTTGATTATTTTCCGTTGCTTTACTTGTTTCGTGTTATAATGATGATCATGGTGCTAACTCTTTGACCCCATTGTCTTAAATTTCTAGCTCTATACACAGTTAAATGCAGAAACTCTCTcgtttctctctcatctctctttctGATATTTCATTTCTTCTTGCTATTTTGTTAAGAGCTCCAACTAGTACGAGCGCAAGCTCATAGTCTAGCTCTTTGACTTGTCAAACAGTTCTACACTCTAAACAGAAGAATATGCGAGTGCGAGTCTACCGTAAGAAGAGTTCGATTAATAATTAGTTATTCaatttctaaaaaataaatacagaTCATGACTAATTTCTCTTCCAACAATTACAACAAAAACACCAGTAAATTAGCTAAGAGGTAACTGGATCTTATTAATCACTTCGTACAATGAACAAAATCAACCAAAGATAAACATCACACATATTACATCAAGaggaaaaaaatacataaaattacATGGCACGAAGAATTTAAATTCaacgtttctttttttttgtcaaactttCCTGGTCCATAAGTATAAATGCATGTGTCACGAAGGAGGGGAAATTGCATCCACACAAATGAGGCTATTGGAAGAGTCGCAAGAAGAATAACTGGGATAACGATCCATGATTGTTTGTCAAGCATAAGGATTAGGGCAGAAGAGAAGGCCATCATCATAGCGGCGATAGAGAAAAAAAGGGTGAAAAGGCCTAGTATCATTTTTGTGGGTAAAGATACGAGGAAGTATTCTTCGGAATAACGCGATGTGAGCAACCCTAAAAATATCATTACTGAAGTTGTGGAAAAAAATAGCGATATAGAATCTGAcattataaaaaccatgaacaaCTTTTTACCCAAATATGTGGGATAGCCTTTGTCTTGTGTGCTTCCTCCAGGAACTGTAAATGATGCAGCAAACATCATTGTAACAATTAAAGCACCTACAACTGTACAAGAAGTTGCAGTCGCTTTCATCGATTTCTCACCCTCCTCCACCAATTCTTTGTGGTTCTTGGTAAATAATGCTCGAGCTGTCATGCGATCAGTATAATTTATCAATCCAGGGACAATGATAGGTACAATGCTCTCCACCTCCTAccagggccggcccaggcccagtgcaggAGGGGCAACCgtccagggcccaaaaaaattaggggcaccaaaattattagggtggtatatttacatatgtttttataagagtataaatttataaaatttgattcaaagacacataaatttaactagaagtggtgatttgtcatttgaaaataacaaggaggtcttgggttcaaaacaccatgtgtgcttatttactttcctttttttacaaattttttttataagagtataaatttagaaaattttgttaaaggatcaaaaagtttaattagaaacaatgatttttgttgtttaaaattaacaagtggtcctaagttcgaaatgctatgtgcatgtttattcttttcaatttttacaaatttttgtttggttggtaatttatttttagttactatctagtagctatgtgggttgttatttttaaatattcgttttaattcaagtctaatcttcaacaaagaataatacgtagaccaaatttgcaaattatatgacgtgtcatcaaaatgtttaatttagtacccactcattaataatacatattaattaaagattcgaaaacatcattattttttagtccaGTATTGACAagtttagtaaataagaaaaaaaaacacctcacgatttattcaaaaacacattcaaagttcaaatggaaaacaaaactcatcatctatctacttgtaagcccgcagtttttttgtttccctctctcaatacaaaataaattagtctttctgtgtttctaaattattgagtttgaagtgtttttctaagtataattttttcgatatcttatgtgtgaaaataaataattttcttacatgaaGTTAGGGCATTTTTTTTTACGTCGTcccgggcctcaaaaatctctagaCCGGCCCTGCCTCCTACAtttcaataaataaaaacttaccAACTACAACCATTTAAGAGGTACATGGAGGTTAGTAGAAATAAAACCAGGCatcttaggattttttttttttcctatttttgaCCTTTTCTCATTTTGCTGCTAGCAAGTAAAAGTTTAGTAGTTTATTGAAGCGCATGTCTGAACAACTGTCTCATAAAACTACTGAAAAGCATGCGCAATAGCGATAGTTGCGACGGCCAAACGATGTTTCATGGCTTGTGTCGCTATCAAAGCCATGGGTTACTGTAGATCAGGGGTGTCCAGTGACCAAGCAAAGAAATTATCATATTTGGGGAGCCCTAAGTCAGAAACCGTAACCCATCGTAAAAGGTCAGATGATTTTCACAGCCTAGGTTCTGTTAGCCTAGAGGCTAATCCTCCACcccctctccttttttttttttttttttttttaacaatcgatattatctacactaaggaccATCTCCTCccctcttagtgtaaataatattgtttgttaaaaaaaaatattggcaTGAGTTAAATTGTAGGGATTCTAGGAGATCTTTCGAGAGTCCCTATTTTAGTAGGAAAAAGATTATGTATATTTCTTTCATTATAAAATTAGGTTTTGTATATGTAAATATTGTAACCGTGTGTTTTAGTGAAAATATAGAGTTTTGGGTTATATAAATACAATTCTACTctaaggccccgtttgggattgaggtaattttaaaaaaagtcactgtgaaaaaaagctgagggtcatttttgtgtttggtaaactgaaaaaaaaaggcttattttggaagctgctgtgagaataagctgaaaatcaaaggaaaagctgaagctgctatttgttgctttgaaaaaaagccagttttttcaaagcacacggagctacagtgctcctttaatgaaaagacacactatcatcctacttttttttccaaaagcactttcacaaaaaagtttaccaaacactctactggctttatttcacagccgcttattctcacagcacagccgcttattctcacagcagttttttttcaaagcacagcaataccaaaccagccctaaaccCTACAAAAAAAAGCCCTAAAAATATGCGAAGCTTTGTGTTTTCaaacatattttattttataattatatCCTACAGATCACCTACCATTAATTCCAATAAAAATCTAAAAGATGTGAAATTATCCATCATTGttattgacttttgagctatttacttccatgtttaacaataataaaatataacgTCAACATTCAGCTAAATTACAAAAACTATATAGTTACACTATAATCATCAAAGTTTATAGTGCAGTCTTACATAATAATTGTAAGGTTATAGTTATTAACACAATATCATTTATTATTGTAACAAAGTTggtttttctgttttattacATTGTCAAGGTAGGATCTTATGTGTGAACATAATTGCATTAATTATAAAATCATCGTTTCTATTAAGGGATATTGATGATACCCTTGTTTTAATGGGTACCCTAACTAACCTGTAAATATTGTAAAATAGCATACAAATTTCACTAAGAGATTAGATGTCTTACTTCCAACGTTACATCTTGCAAACCGGCATGTTCCACTACTATTAATGTGGTTCTTTTTGTACACACAAACTTCATTAAGGATAACtaagtcaaaaaaaaaaaatctctattaAGTAATAACCCCCCTATAGCTATAAAATTGTTTTGGTCCCAAACACTAAACACTATGACTATATAGAGGTTTTATTGTatttatacatgttttatataattagaaaaaaaaaacttatgatTGGTCTATGGCTCTTTTTGAGGacattttgtgttaattttgAGTTTGATGCTCATCACATTCTAATCGTCCTCCCTTAGGCTTGTAAAGTAGAACCGTAGTTGTACATGTAGGCTATGGACAATTCATTATGCCCATGTATAATGAATTTAACAATAGCTATTCTCTCTTAATACTATAATAGAAGATGCAGTTTTCTCTGCTTTTCAGTTTAAAGTATTTATGTGTTATATCAAAAGTAATTAGACCGCTAGCTTCACTCGCTGTCAGTTGGTATTGGGTTAGACTTGTTAGCTGGCAAGTAGAGCCATGGCCATATATACATGTTGGGTGAGAATAATTTATCTCATGCATATGCAGTGAGAAATTAAGACTAACCTTGAACCATTGCAGTTCGCTTTGCATTTGCAGCGCTGCACCCTGAATATGATTAAGGTTCCCAGATAGATTCGCCGCTGAATGTAGAATACTATTACAACTCAAAGCCCAAGTTCTATCACTTTCCCTCAGCATCCCATACAGAAGGTTATAAATTTTTGCTTGACGACATTCCACGGCATATTCCAACACTGCTTTGCCTTTTCCATCTTGTATCTCAAGGCCTGGATTAGCCTCAAATAGATGATCAATGAACTCAACTAGTCCTTGTTCCATAGCTCGGAAGATTGCTGTTTGCAGGAACGAATATTGCTTCGCCGTCACACACGTAATGTGTCTACtcattaaacataaaaattcTCGGGTTCGGTCATGGACCAATTTCATTTCATACATACGCTTGACACCTAGGTTAAAAATGGAAACAGCAAGCAAAGTATGAAAAGAATAAgaattaaaatgtaaaaataatatCAACAATGTAGATGTAGCATACCCAAAAGTTTAAGGAGATTCTTAGCAAGTCCTCGAAATAAACCCACATCTGCATTGCAAATTAGTACAAATATATGTTAGTAAAAATTTATACAAGGGTATGTTAATTAGATGACAATACATCTGTAACTTTTGCAAGGCGCTTAAAAAGTGCTTTCCAATCAAacaatagtacttcaagtgttAAAAGCTTCTACTCATGCATAATTTGCCTTCTCCTATTTTCTCtagaataaacaaataaaaataacaaccgcaattttattttagaatattttgttttcctcgATACCAATTAGTGGCATGTAGATTGTCATATACAAAACAGATGACCGAGCGGACTGAAAATGAAATGGAtcaaaaaatgataaaaggaTGCAACAGGAATTTACAGATTTGGTTTGAGCTTCGTTTTGGACGCATACACTTCATAAAAAGAGTGCTACGTCTTGGTTCAATGTGAAGTATGTTagattttaaagtttgtaattaaAATCAAACCTTTAGTGTTCCGTCCGATTTATGTCAATTTATTTCCCTATGACCCGTGAACTTCCCTTGGGTTGGGTTTTAAGTCTATTTAAGCCTTTTGGCTTCTGATCATTCAAGAATTACCCAAATAAACCTTTAGGTTTTCTCTCAAAATTTGATGGATTTCAGAACATTGTTTTTTCAGGGGTTACATTTGTATCCCTTGTTTGCTTGTGCTGCATGACCGTCTAAACTGGCTATCATTCGAGATATACTAAGCAAGGAGTacacataaaacaaaaaataatgctATTTTTCGCATTATCTTTCGAGAATATGAACCTCCTCCGTCCTTTACTAGTTGTTTATAACTACTATAGGTTTCTTCAATACATGAATGTTTTATATATATGACTGATGCGTCATGGCAACTGTCTATGAATGCTTTTATTtcaatgtaaaaaataaaataaaaaaccctctaATTATTGACCATTTCTTACACACTTCTAATAGATCTGAAGCGCATTTATATATGTAGTATCCACGTATTAGAATTGATCAAGAGTCCAAATTACATGCAAAGCAAATGGCATTTCCGACACCGACAGGCAACGTACCTGAGTAAATTAGACCCGCTTGATCACCAGGTCATCTTGTAAAAGATCATTGGTGGGGGTAGATGTTTCGACCGCAGTAGGTTTTACTTGTATCACTGTAGAGATAAGaacataacaacataaatggTTTCCACATGAAGTATGCTAGTATGCTCGTAACttgaggggagagagagagagagagagagagagagagagagagagagagagagagagagagagagagagagagagtagttcTAACACTTATAGATCCATCGTTCCCAGAAATTGAGTCTTACGCCACATAAGAACGCAGAATGTGCACCAGCTAATGCATTTAAAGGGGTATGCCCGAAGTATGTCAATAGTAAGGGTCAAGCTTGGgtaactttgaatcaaaatccaTGCAATATCTAGTGTGTATATGAAGATAACAGGGTGAGAGGATAATAACTATTAACATAAGAGTgtattgataaaaaaaagagtACCGATATGATGATTACATTTTTAATTACAAGTGATACttattatataattaatgaCACAATTATgggctgatttggtattgctgtgctttgaaaaaaaaaacttcttctgctgtgctatgagaataagctcatttttgctgcttcacgttttcagctttttttcaccgaaaactgtgaaaaaaaagctgtttttaagtgtttaccaaacacctttttgagctcaacttttttttatacccatttttttttaaatcacctcagtaccaaaccagtactatATATCATGGTGTATATAACTGCAGTAAACACTTAGGTGAAATTTGAGAAGGAAAAACTTAACTTTAGAAAGAAAAACCTAACGATAAATTTATAAGGGTACTGCTAGgcagaccaaaattttaaatcaaatttacaaactaaatgatataccacctataaaaaataagcatgttaatcaaaatttaagtaataatccaatcatctacaTCCACATCATTAGacttacaaaatttggtttagaaatttggtctccctagcattaacCAATTTATAGTGTTTGTATGAGACTGGAATTATTTTGAGCTTGTTGAAAAGTCAAAATGGGTGTTTTTATTAGCTAGGAGGTGAGAGATTTTAGATTAAATTACATAATGGGCTTGCCATAATAACTTAGTATCAAACTTATCATTTATTCATTAAAACTCTAGTAATGGGTGGGAAAAATAAATTAGTAGACTTGGAAACAGAAAGATCATGaaattacaaacaaaaaaattggagtATAAATATTACCATTTAAATAGATCAAGGGACTAAACTCAATTTTAAATATTGTACGGCATTAATCTAAACTTCATGTTAATTAAGGATTAAAACCtagttttttaataaatttatatacGTACCAAATGATTGGGCATAGAAACAACTGGAAATAAGTTCAGCGCCGTCACGGCCTTCATTGGGTCCACATGTTAGTTCTTCGGGAGGAGTGACTTTATAAAGCTTGCGAGCGATTTCATTGAAGCCCAGTGAAAAAGCATAGAGAACAGGAGTCATGTTGTCGGGAGGAATTCGCATGGCCGCTATATTCTTGTTCATTTCAATCATGTTTTCAACTATTTCGATACTTCCTTGATTTATAGCATAAATCAGAGGTGTGCAACCATGTTGATCTGTTATCGCCAAATCTTCTTCTCTCATCCATTGCAGCAGCTCTTTCACTATATCAAACCGCTTAAACAAAATTGCACTGTGAATAATCGTCCCTCCATCCTTAGAATATACTTTTCCGATTGCCTCAGGATTTTGGTCAAGAAACGCCTTTGCAGCTTTCCAATCACCGCGCCACACATCACTGAACAAAGGTCCAAGGTAGGAGTCGTCAACGCCATGTCTTGTTTTATCTAACAGAGgatggaaaataaaattaataatatttttttctcaATAGTAAGTTTCGATTTTTGATAATTATAGGAGCATTAGAGTCATATATAATTCATACCATCAGTCGGGGATTTTAATTCCACCGGAGTCCCAATTACTATCGACCGCAATGACGTCAACTTCTTCATACTACGCTGGCTCCCACCTACATCTTCACCTTTGGATGATCCATTGCCTGAAAATTGAAGGATAAGATATCCATACAATACTATATGACCCAATAAACTACTCTACATGTGTAAAAAATTATGCAACCAAACTTGCGTTTGTTCCGTGGGTGGCATCTCTtaatggggtgtgatatccacacacccctttttacttcttacgcacctttttaattttcggccgtctgatcggatgaattgaagaagatcaaaggacaaaaatcaacaaaaggtatgtgagaagtaaaaaaaagtgtttggatAACACAACCCCTCTTAATTTGTCCACCCAGTAGTAGTCAACTTATTCTGTAAATAGAAACTATTCATTTTATCAATTTCCATGTAAAcatcaaatccaaaaaaatgaattttgtaAAAAAGAGTATACTTTTTCACGATGTTTTACTTGATGTCTTCATATGTTTCAACAGTTTCATATGTaattaatccttttttttttttaaagatccATGAGTTATAATATGAATGAACTATAGAATTAGATATATTCctcttttttcattttaaaattataatatctTCAAATATATATTCACTCATATTATAACACCGACATGTTATacctaggggtggttcggtatgggatcccataccgaaacccttgtcccgattcccataccgaaattttcgggaatcccaatttcaataccgatcccaaaccaaattttcgggaatcccaattttcgggaatcccgaaatagtttcgggatttcgggacaaatcgggaatcccgaaataattttgggcttttgggcttttgggcttttggacaaaaaaaaactaatattggTCCAATTGGACAAAAACCTAATATTGGGCCATGCCCACTGAATGTAACAGCCCCAATTTTTATCATCAGCTTAAAAATGAAACCTTGAACATGCCTATGCTTCACTGCTATATAACTCCTATAAATTGAATGAACCTAAAATGAGTTTCTACAAGTACAAAATTTATAACCAGTAAACCCTCAATACCTCAAATTAAAAGTGAAAATTAAACAAGAGAAGTACAATCTGTAGTTATATCAACTTGGTGACTTTTGCAGTGGCAACAATATGGAAAAATAATTTTCTTCATTTACTTCCAACATTTCtctcaaaaatcaataaaaatacaaaaaataaagattaaCTCAGTTACGGATGAACTCAAACAAAATTACCCCAACCCAATACAAAAGCTCAATGAATTAACTTAAATCAAATTTCCCTCCATTGCGAAAGGCACAAAACACGAGCTAACAAGGTCAGAACAGTATACCCATTCAAGCAAAACATCaacagaagcagaagcagaagcactCATACCTTTTAAGAGAGAGacggagatgaagaagttgaGGAAAGAGAGTTggggagagagggggggggggaagaggaGTGAAAAGAGTACAGgaggagtgtgtgtgtgttgccGTGAAGTGTGGTGTAATCTTCCTCCTCGAAGGAGCCCTAGTTTTTGAAAAGTACTTGGTAGTTGTAACCGACAATTTCACGGCTTCCCCCGAACTCACTTCTGCTAGCGTTGGTGAGGGCCGGAGGCTGAGGGTCAGGGCTGCACTTCGAAACGGAGGAACTGAAATGAAATGTGATCTGACCTAAAAAAGAAATCAACGGCACAGATTAAATCCAAAACAATCAACGGTTGAAATAATtctcttataattaaaaaattatatatatatatatatatttttttttttttcggttcggtatgggaataccgaaaaaatgaaatgcaataccgaatcccataccgaaactttcggtttggtttgggattacatcccgaaaatttcgggaattttggtttgggatttttttggtttgggatcgggatttttttggtttggtttgggatttttgggatttttttccagccctagttATACCACACAATCATATTCCAATATTACACAATAATTTCTAATTCAGAACTTTaaattcataaagaaagttttttttttcaaaaaaaaaacccagtttCATCATATAAACCAAAAATACcggaaaaaaaacacaaattactGCTATTTGAGTGGGAGTAACCAGCTAGTATCCTGCAGGCGACCTGTATTTTGAgttgtataaataaaataaaaaattgaacaaaaacacacgcacacaaaatattttgagtttaattagtttttatttttggcttctttctttaatttaatatttagaaCAAACTACCTTTGAAAAATCTCCGGTGTATTTCGAACTTGTCTAGCAAAATATCCCATGCGGATTTGGCCGAGGTGGCGTCACTGATAAAACTTAAAATGTCATCCCCGCAAGAAAGCTGGATCGCATGCAAAGCCTGGGCATTCCTCTGCTTCCAAACCTTATGTTTATCACTAGGACCAACTTCTGGATGTTC
This window harbors:
- the LOC126634628 gene encoding ankyrin repeat-containing protein ITN1-like isoform X2 — its product is MYEMKLVHDRTREFLCLMSRHITCVTAKQYSFLQTAIFRAMEQGLVEFIDHLFEANPGLEIQDGKGKAVLEYAVECRQAKIYNLLYGMLRESDRTWALSCNSILHSAANLSGNLNHIQGAALQMQSELQWFKEVESIVPIIVPGLINYTDRMTARALFTKNHKELVEEGEKSMKATATSCTVVGALIVTMMFAASFTVPGGSTQDKGYPTYLGKKLFMVFIMSDSISLFFSTTSVMIFLGLLTSRYSEEYFLVSLPTKMILGLFTLFFSIAAMMMAFSSALILMLDKQSWIVIPVILLATLPIASFVWMQFPLLRDTCIYTYGPGKFDKKKETLNLNSSCHVILCIFFLLM
- the LOC126634628 gene encoding uncharacterized protein LOC126634628 isoform X1, with the translated sequence MACGIVPEVLNQNNYTPWSLRLKTYLVAKDLWDVVQTEHPEVGPSDKHKVWKQRNAQALHAIQLSCGDDILSFISDATSAKSAWDILLDKFEIHRRFFKGNGSSKGEDVGGSQRSMKKLTSLRSIVIGTPVELKSPTDDKTRHGVDDSYLGPLFSDVWRGDWKAAKAFLDQNPEAIGKVYSKDGGTIIHSAILFKRFDIVKELLQWMREEDLAITDQHGCTPLIYAINQGSIEIVENMIEMNKNIAAMRIPPDNMTPVLYAFSLGFNEIARKLYKVTPPEELTCGPNEGRDGAELISSCFYAQSFDIAWILIQSYPSLTLTIDILRAYPFKCISWCTFCVLMWRKTQFLGTMDL